In Toxotes jaculatrix isolate fToxJac2 chromosome 11, fToxJac2.pri, whole genome shotgun sequence, a single genomic region encodes these proteins:
- the yipf4 gene encoding protein YIPF4, which translates to MQFSPTNGDFTFVSSTEAEELSGTISAPDIKLNMGSDSGKDPYATTFLRQRGYGWLLEVEDDDSEESKPLLEELDIDLKDIYYKIRCVLMPMPSLGYNRQVVRDNPDFWGPLAVVLLFSMISIYGQFRVVSWIITIWIFGSLTIFLLARVLGGEVSYGQVLGVIGYSLLPLIVIAPLLLVIGGFEVVSTLIKLFGVFWAAYSAASLLVGDEFKTKKPLLIYPIFLLYIYFLSLYTGV; encoded by the exons ATGCAGTTCTCTCCCACCAACGGAGATTTCACGTTCGTCTCTTCGACTGAGGCTGAAG AACTCAGCGGCACCATCAGTGCCCCGGACATTAAACTAAACATGGGCAGTGACAGTGGGAAAGATCCGTACGCCACCACCTTCTTGAGGCAACGAGGCTACGGCTggctgctggaggtggaggacgaTGACAGTGAGGAGAGCAAACCTCTTTT ggagGAGTTGGACATTGACCTGAAGGACATCTATTACAAGATTCGTTGTGTACTGATGCCAATGCCATCACTGGGTTACAACCGGCAGGTGGTCAGAGACAACCCGGACTTCTGGGGTCCTCTGGCCGTGGTGCTGCTCTTCTCCATGATCTCCATCTATGGACAGTTCAGG GTCGTGTCTTGGATTATCACCATCTGGATATTTGGATCACTGACCATCTTCCTGTTGGCCCGTGTTCTCGGCGGTGAG GTTTCCTACGGCCAGGTTCTCGGAGTGATTGGATATTCCCTCCTCCCGCTCATCGTCATAGCCCCTCTGCTCTTGGTGATTGGAGGGTTCGAGGTGGTCTCTACACTAATCAAA CTGTTCGGCGTGTTCTGGGCTGCTTACAGCGCTGCTTCACTGCTCGTCGGAGACGAATTTAAAACGAAGAAACCCCTTCTCATATATCCCATTTTCCTTTTGTACATCTACTTCCTGTCACTATATACTGGTGTGTGA